A window of Brevinema andersonii genomic DNA:
AGAACTAGCAATTCGCGGTGGTGCTAAGTTTATTGTCAGCTCTGTGATGGCTAAAGAAATTTTAACTGTTTCATCTTTATATCAAATTCCTGCAATTATTTCTGGATTGACTCCTACAGAAATTTATCAGGCCCAAACAACAGGTACCGAGCTAATTCAACTATTTCCGGCCAGTCAAGCCCCTTTACGTTCGGTCAGTTCACTGCTAGAGCATATGCCAAATATCAAACTTATGTTGACAGGTGGATTAACGTTGTATACTTCTTTGCAATTGCTTCGTATTGGTATTGCTGCAGTGGGTGTGAAAGGTTCTATTTTTCAGAAAGAACTGTTAGAAACTCAAAATTATCGAGCTATTGCAGACTCTATAAAGAATTTTTATGAACGGATACATTCTCTCTAGTTGTTACGAATTGTTAAAATTAAAGGCGCCGCCATGAAGTTCCTTCTTTTGAATCCCGTACTTCGATTCCTAAATTAAGTAATTCGTCACGTAAACGATCAGATTCAATCCAATTTTTAGTATCTCTAGCTTCTATTCGCATATCAAATAGAAGCTTTTCTTCAGGTGTTAATGTTTCACTGTTATCGAATCTCAGAAATCCTAATA
This region includes:
- a CDS encoding bifunctional 4-hydroxy-2-oxoglutarate aldolase/2-dehydro-3-deoxy-phosphogluconate aldolase produces the protein MSPIETILNLKFLPIIDLDSLKNPFALFDVMLNQGVPVLQVNFRSKNHLESASLLGEWSLRYPELQLGAGFLYSSEDAELAIRGGAKFIVSSVMAKEILTVSSLYQIPAIISGLTPTEIYQAQTTGTELIQLFPASQAPLRSVSSLLEHMPNIKLMLTGGLTLYTSLQLLRIGIAAVGVKGSIFQKELLETQNYRAIADSIKNFYERIHSL